A part of Pieris napi chromosome 9, ilPieNapi1.2, whole genome shotgun sequence genomic DNA contains:
- the LOC125052372 gene encoding uncharacterized protein LOC125052372, translating to MENPGTRPVRQERIEDLHLDRVVASQPEIGPTPPDGGYGWLIVVSAVIYNVTVPSILMLYGLIILKSLREEDHEEEERMRVWDVDVALVPIILTVIRLLLESWCWAIAKIFNMPRFTALAGLCMTVAGVLLSSYATSVDSNDHIVNIFAGISIGIGCALTGQQTDLIITHYFRDKLTIAQRIVKVAPSLGNVLMPLMIGYLCTIYSSDVVVMITGAILMQNCVFLASYTRPIYIERVIRNTYNMLRDAVEDDDEVIFSNQNEPRTASNPVSTQDEDANDVVVFKSNKNAREIMDPDVETRESGGQRFSSDFGVMFDGSTSNRFSSDFGAVDVSNYSRISGYQELDSIDRNNPQPLYRETTVNAPSNSLVFAAEVSPGSARRTASLKKNFITVINMVQDLNFYLYTLLHLCTTYSVLILSVFFPLLMWEENPTMNIWSICSLTAIGHAAALCFVFLCIFMPNNLNDKAKLCTIFCVCGAIGFYGVTLSSNKNYLVVWCMFSSIATATSGILQQSLYNSFNKFDITATVTTANTLVAIVIMIWAVAYSYTYRTCFFIASLLQSGAACVFLVASFRRRR from the exons atggAAAATCCTGGGACCCGACCAGTGAGGCAAGAGAGGATTGAAGACCTCCATCTGGATAGAGTGGTTGCATCTCAACCTGAAATAGGACCGACTCCTCCAGATGGTGGCTATGGTTGGCTAATAGTCGTCTCAGCAGTAATCTACAATGTGACTGTGCCAAGTATTTTAATGCTTTATGGATTGATTATTTTGAAGTCTTTACGAGAGGAGGATcatgaagaagaagaaagaatGCGCGTTTGGGACGTAGATGTTGCCTTAGTCCCTATAATATTGACTGTAATCCGTTTATTGTTAGAATCGTGGTGTTGGGCTATCGCGAAAATATTCAACATGCCACGATTTACAGCGCTGGCTGGACTCTGTATGACTGTCGCTGGTGTTCTACTATCAAGCTATGCAACAAGTGTGGACAGTAACGATCATATTGTAAACATATTTGCGGGGATTTCCATTG GTATCGGTTGCGCCTTAACAGGACAACAAACGGATCTAATCATAACTCACTACTTCCGAGACAAACTTACAATCGCCCAACGTATTGTAAAAGTTGCACCATCTTTAGGAAATGTTCTTATGCCTTTGATGATCGGGTATCTTTGTACAATCTACTCCAGTGATGTAGTTGTCATGATCACTGGAGCAATTCTCATGCAGAACTGTGTTTTCCTCGCCTCATATACACGACCTATTTACATTGAAAGAGTGATTCGAAACACATACAACATGTTACGAGACGCCGTTGAAGACGATGACGAAGTTATCTTCTCAAACCAGAATGAACCCAGAACAGCATCCAATCCAGTATCCACACAAGATGAAGATGCAAATGACGTGGTGGtctttaaatcaaataaaaacgcTAGAGAAATCATGGACCCTGACGTAGAAACGCGGGAAAGCGGTGGGCAGAGATTTTCATCAGATTTCGGCGTGATGTTTGACGGTTCCACTTCTAATCGCTTCTCATCCGACTTTGGCGCTGTTGACGTCAGCAATTACAGCAGAATCAGTGGATATCAGGAGTTGGATAGTATTGACAGGAATAATCCTCAGCCGTTATACCGCGAAACAACTGTGAATGCTCCATCAAATAGCCTCGTTTTTGCCGCAGAAGTATCTCCTGGGTCAGCTCGACGTACTGCGTCATTAAAGAAGAATTTTATAACCGTGATCAATATGGTTCAAGATCTAAACTTCTATTTGTACACTCTGTTACATTTGTGCACAACGTACAGTGTTCTTATACTTAGTGTCTTCTTCCCACTTCTTATGTGGGAAGAAAATCCTAccatgaatatttggtcg ATATGTTCACTGACTGCAATTGGTCACGCTGCGGCATTGTGCTTCgtctttttatgtatatttatgccAAACAATTTAAACGATAAAGCAAAATTATGCAcaattttttgtgtttgtgGTGCAATAGGATTTTATG GTGTTACGCTATCATCAAACAAAAACTACCTTGTCGTATGGTGCATGTTTTCGAGTATTGCCACCGCGACCAGCGGGATTCTACAACAATCTTTATACAATAGTTTCAATAAGTTTGACATAACAGCGACTGTAACCACAGCTAATACTCTAGTTGCGATCGTGATCATGATTTGGGCTGTCGCCTATAGTTATACGTATAGAACTTGTTTCTTCATTGCTAGCTTATTGCAAAGTGGCGCGGCTTGCGTGTTTTTGGTCGCTTCTTTTAGACGGAGGAGATAG
- the LOC125052373 gene encoding SCY1-like protein 2 isoform X1, producing the protein MEVFNKFYSSVSSTVSQLSGVLPGNPVTREFEATQYIASAGPGLLWKVYTGYKKSTKQEASIFVFEKKQLDRWSKADRDIMLDILKRGILQLTKLRHPQILTVQHSLEESRESLAFATEPVFASLANILGNTDNMPQPTPSHLVNYKLYEVEIKYGLMQIAEGLAFLHNDVKLLHHNISPESIVVNQQGAWKIFGFDFCIANQSPTGQAPFWPFNEYCQAMPALTQSSLDYLAPEYILSATHSPASDIFSLGMLVYTIHSTGHQPLGNISGDYSKFRRFVNELRNLPTSKLLCVAEGLREYVKLMLNVTPELRPDPHQLLKISYFEDVGVKTLNYLDSLFQWDNLQKSQFYKGLPQIIQKMPHRICIYRILPCLAKEFVNPPMVPFILPNVLLIAENSTKEEFIKYILPVLKPVMLIQEPIQILLIFMQKMELLLKLTPGEEVKTDILPMLYRALESDAQQIQELCLSVLPTFASLIDYPAMKNALLPRIKKLCLQTNYLSVRVNCLLCLGKLLEHLDKWLVLDEIIPFLPQIPSREPAVLMGILGIYKLTLSHKKLGITKEVMATKVLPFLIPLCVENGLTLNQFNALMSLVKQMLSKVEAEHRTKLEQLNSIQKESKVMEHALTPTSDNLVPTPQTDIDKMFSGLGIDPFAFSSKPQEKEALPPLKDAMSLSMEDKQRLAQQQETQRKMSRQAPTMPTAKVVPPPQLPKAVDLTSSLLQSNLTQLSKPQSSLNPNLTHNNNSYQMSTNNFMSASPIGKVGNPIGKPVGSPVGDTITSPIGNTLNSPIGNTMSSPIGNTMSSPIGNTMNSPVSNTMGAMGNLNSPMSSMTYGFQNHLALTSSPPPNGNFNNKWTNQTNIKQDWSAFESLLPNSNENKNSNDKKFSNNEMMDLLG; encoded by the exons ATGGAGGTGTTTAATAAGTTCTATTCATCTGTTTCGAGTACGGTTTCTCAATTGTCTGGTGTACTTCCTGGAAATCCGGTGACTAGAGAATTTGAAGCTACTCAATACATCGCAAGTGCTGGACCAG gtCTGTTGTGGAAGGTTTATACAGGCTACAAAAAATCAACTAAGCAGGAGGCTtcgatttttgtatttgaaaaGAAACAATTAGACAGATGGTCAAAAGCAGACAGGGATATCATGTTAGACATATTGAAACGGGGTATTCTACAGCTAACTAAACTCCGCCATCCTCAAATACTTACAGTTCAGCATAGTTTAGAAGAAAGCAGAGAAAGCTTAGCATTTGCTACAGAGCCGGTTTTTGCTAGCTTAGCAAACATTCTTGGTAACACAGATAACATGCCACAGCCGACACCTAGTCACCTTGTTAACTATAAACTGTATGAAGTTGAGATTAAGTATGGTCTTATGCAAATAGCTGAAGGTTTAGCATTTTTACACAATGATGTAAAGTTGTTACATCACAATATCAGTCCTGAATCTATTGTAGTTAATCAACAAGGAGCTTGGAAAATATTTGGATTTGATTTTTGTATTGCAAACCAGAGTCCTACAGGACAAGCACCATTTTGGCCTTTTAATGAGTACTGCCAGGCTATGCCAGCATTGACACAATCATCTTTAGACTATCTAGCTCCTGAATATATTCTTTCCGCAACTCATTCTCCAGCCagtgatattttttctttgggTATGCTTGTCTATACCATTCATAGCACTGGGCATCAACCGCTTGGAAATATCAGTGGggattattctaaatttagaAGGTTTGTAAATGAATTGAGAAACTTGCCTACATCAAAGCTTCTATGTGTAGCAGAAGGCTTAAGAGAATATGTAAAACTTATGTTAAATGTTACACCAGAGTTGAGGCCTGATCCTCATCAATTGTTAAAG ataTCTTATTTTGAAGATGTTGGTGTGAAAACTCTCAACTATTTAGACTCTCTGTTTCAATGGGATAACCTTCAAAAGTCTCAATTCTACAAAGGTTTACCGCAGATTATTCAAAAAATGCCCCAcagaatatgtatttatagaaTATTGCCATGTCTAGCAAAAGAATTTGTCAATCCACCAATGGTACCTTTTATTCTACCTAATGTTTTGTTGATCGCAGAAAATTCAACAAAAGAGGAATTTATCAAATACATACTACCTGTTTTGAAACCTGTTATGTTAATACAAGAACCAATACagatattacttatttttatgcaAAAAATGGAGCTATTGCTAAAACTTACTCCAGGTGAGGAAGTAAAAACAGATATCCTTCCAATGTTGTATCGAGCATTAGAATCTGATGCACAACAAATACAAGAATTATGTTTGTCGGTATTACCAACATTTGCATCTTTAATAGATTATCCAGCTATGAAAAATGCTTTATTGCCaagaataaaaaagttatgtctacaaacaaattatttatctgTTAGAgtaaactgtttgttatgtcTGGGAAAATTATTGGAACATTTAGATAAATGGCTGGTCCTGGATGAAATTATACCATTCTTGCCTCAAATACCTTCACGGGAACCAGCTGTACTAATGGGGATTCTTG GTATATACAAATTAACTCTAAGTCACAAAAAATTAGGTATCACTAAGGAAGTGATGGCCACAAAGGTGTTGCCTTTCTTAATACCACTTTGTGTTGAAAATGGTTTAacattaaatcaatttaatgcACTCATGTCCTTGGTAAAGCAAATGTTATCGAAAGTGGAGGCTGAGCATAGAACTAAGCTGGAACAACTTAATTCCATACAGAAGGAATCTAA agTAATGGAGCATGCGCTGACACCAACATCAGACAACTTAGTACCAACACCACAAACAGACATTGACAAGATGTTTTCGGGTCTTGGAATAGATCCATTCGCATTTAGTTCTAAGCCACAGGAGAAGGAAGCATTGCCACCTCTTAAAGATGCAATGTCTCTAAGTATGGAAGATAAGCAAAG gttaGCACAGCAACAGGAAACTCAACGAAAGATGTCACGTCAAGCACCAACGATGCCCACGGCCAAAGTTGTGCCTCCCCCACAACTTCCTAAAGCTGTAGATTTAACCAGTTCGTTACTTCAATCTAATCTTACACAATTGTCGAAACCACAATCTAGTTTAAATCCTAATTTAACTCACAATAACAATTCCTATCAAATGAgcactaataattttatgagtGCATCTCCAATAGGAAAAGTGGGCAATCCAATTGGAAAACCCGTTGGGAGTCCGGTTGGGGACACAATTACTAGTCCAATCGGTAATACACTGAATAGCCCCATTGGTAATACAATGAGTAGCCCCATTGGTAATACAATGAGTAGCCCAATTGGTAATACAATGAATAGTCCTGTTAGTAATACAATGGGTGCAATGGGAAATTTAAATTCCCCAATGAGTAGTATGACTTATGGTTTTCAAAATCACTTAGCTCTAACATCCTCTCCACCACCAAATggtaatttcaataataaatggactaatcaaacaaatattaaacaagaTTGGTCCGCCTTTGAATCTCTTTTACCGAAttctaatgaaaataaaaatagtaatgataaaaaatttagtaataatGAAATGATGGATTTATTGGGTTAA
- the LOC125052373 gene encoding SCY1-like protein 2 isoform X2: MEVFNKFYSSVSSTVSQLSGVLPGNPVTREFEATQYIASAGPGLLWKVYTGYKKSTKQEASIFVFEKKQLDRWSKADRDIMLDILKRGILQLTKLRHPQILTVQHSLEESRESLAFATEPVFASLANILGNTDNMPQPTPSHLVNYKLYEVEIKYGLMQIAEGLAFLHNDVKLLHHNISPESIVVNQQGAWKIFGFDFCIANQSPTGQAPFWPFNEYCQAMPALTQSSLDYLAPEYILSATHSPASDIFSLGMLVYTIHSTGHQPLGNISGDYSKFRRFVNELRNLPTSKLLCVAEGLREYVKLMLNVTPELRPDPHQLLKISYFEDVGVKTLNYLDSLFQWDNLQKSQFYKGLPQIIQKMPHRICIYRILPCLAKEFVNPPMVPFILPNVLLIAENSTKEEFIKYILPVLKPVMLIQEPIQILLIFMQKMELLLKLTPGEEVKTDILPMLYRALESDAQQIQELCLSVLPTFASLIDYPAMKNALLPRIKKLCLQTNYLSVRVNCLLCLGKLLEHLDKWLVLDEIIPFLPQIPSREPAVLMGILGIYKLTLSHKKLGITKEVMATKVLPFLIPLCVENGLTLNQFNALMSLVKQMLSKVEAEHRTKLEQLNSIQKESK; the protein is encoded by the exons ATGGAGGTGTTTAATAAGTTCTATTCATCTGTTTCGAGTACGGTTTCTCAATTGTCTGGTGTACTTCCTGGAAATCCGGTGACTAGAGAATTTGAAGCTACTCAATACATCGCAAGTGCTGGACCAG gtCTGTTGTGGAAGGTTTATACAGGCTACAAAAAATCAACTAAGCAGGAGGCTtcgatttttgtatttgaaaaGAAACAATTAGACAGATGGTCAAAAGCAGACAGGGATATCATGTTAGACATATTGAAACGGGGTATTCTACAGCTAACTAAACTCCGCCATCCTCAAATACTTACAGTTCAGCATAGTTTAGAAGAAAGCAGAGAAAGCTTAGCATTTGCTACAGAGCCGGTTTTTGCTAGCTTAGCAAACATTCTTGGTAACACAGATAACATGCCACAGCCGACACCTAGTCACCTTGTTAACTATAAACTGTATGAAGTTGAGATTAAGTATGGTCTTATGCAAATAGCTGAAGGTTTAGCATTTTTACACAATGATGTAAAGTTGTTACATCACAATATCAGTCCTGAATCTATTGTAGTTAATCAACAAGGAGCTTGGAAAATATTTGGATTTGATTTTTGTATTGCAAACCAGAGTCCTACAGGACAAGCACCATTTTGGCCTTTTAATGAGTACTGCCAGGCTATGCCAGCATTGACACAATCATCTTTAGACTATCTAGCTCCTGAATATATTCTTTCCGCAACTCATTCTCCAGCCagtgatattttttctttgggTATGCTTGTCTATACCATTCATAGCACTGGGCATCAACCGCTTGGAAATATCAGTGGggattattctaaatttagaAGGTTTGTAAATGAATTGAGAAACTTGCCTACATCAAAGCTTCTATGTGTAGCAGAAGGCTTAAGAGAATATGTAAAACTTATGTTAAATGTTACACCAGAGTTGAGGCCTGATCCTCATCAATTGTTAAAG ataTCTTATTTTGAAGATGTTGGTGTGAAAACTCTCAACTATTTAGACTCTCTGTTTCAATGGGATAACCTTCAAAAGTCTCAATTCTACAAAGGTTTACCGCAGATTATTCAAAAAATGCCCCAcagaatatgtatttatagaaTATTGCCATGTCTAGCAAAAGAATTTGTCAATCCACCAATGGTACCTTTTATTCTACCTAATGTTTTGTTGATCGCAGAAAATTCAACAAAAGAGGAATTTATCAAATACATACTACCTGTTTTGAAACCTGTTATGTTAATACAAGAACCAATACagatattacttatttttatgcaAAAAATGGAGCTATTGCTAAAACTTACTCCAGGTGAGGAAGTAAAAACAGATATCCTTCCAATGTTGTATCGAGCATTAGAATCTGATGCACAACAAATACAAGAATTATGTTTGTCGGTATTACCAACATTTGCATCTTTAATAGATTATCCAGCTATGAAAAATGCTTTATTGCCaagaataaaaaagttatgtctacaaacaaattatttatctgTTAGAgtaaactgtttgttatgtcTGGGAAAATTATTGGAACATTTAGATAAATGGCTGGTCCTGGATGAAATTATACCATTCTTGCCTCAAATACCTTCACGGGAACCAGCTGTACTAATGGGGATTCTTG GTATATACAAATTAACTCTAAGTCACAAAAAATTAGGTATCACTAAGGAAGTGATGGCCACAAAGGTGTTGCCTTTCTTAATACCACTTTGTGTTGAAAATGGTTTAacattaaatcaatttaatgcACTCATGTCCTTGGTAAAGCAAATGTTATCGAAAGTGGAGGCTGAGCATAGAACTAAGCTGGAACAACTTAATTCCATACAGAAGGAATCTAAGTAA
- the LOC125052374 gene encoding TM2 domain-containing protein CG11103 produces MILHQTITVLFSFLTLTIAESEPYLKEPYRPLSPLVKCNFLPIEFLDCDEPVDHKGNETAKKAVKHGCVKFGGVRYEDVEKTKVQCKALDGIECYGSRSFLRDGFPCVRYSGHYFTTTLIYSILLGFLGMDRFCLGQTGTAVGKLLTLGGLGIWWIVDVVLLITNNLHPEDGSNWNPYV; encoded by the coding sequence ATGATTCTACACCAAACTATAACAGTTCTTTTTTCATTTCTTACTCTTACTATAGCTGAAAGTGAGCCATACCTGAAGGAACCATATCGCCCACTAAGTCCACTTgttaagtgtaattttttgCCTATAGAATTTCTAGATTGTGATGAGCCAGTAGATCATAAAGGTAACGAAACTGCAAAGAAGGCAGTAAAGCATGGCTGTGTGAAATTCGGAGGTGTTAGATATGAAGATGTGGAGAAAACAAAGGTGCAATGTAAAGCACTAGATGGAATTGAGTGCTATGGAAGCAGGAGTTTTCTTAGGGATGGATTTCCTTGTGTACGATATTCAGGACATTACTTTACAACAACCTTAATTTACAGTATATTACTAGGATTTCTTGGAATGGACAGATTTTGTTTGGGTCAAACAGGTACAGCTGTGGGCAAACTTTTAACATTGGGTGGACTTGGAATTTGGTGGATTGTAGatgttgtattattaataactaataatcTGCATCCAGAAGACGGTAGTAACTGGAACCCATAtgtttag
- the LOC125052375 gene encoding 40S ribosomal protein S13, with translation MGRMHAPGKGISQSALPYRRSVPTWLKSTAEDVKEHIFKFGKKGLTPSQIGVMLRDSHGVAQVRFVTGKKILRIMKAMGLAPDLPEDLYYLIKKAVAMRKHLERNRKDKDSKFRLILVESRIHRLARYYKTKSVLPPNWKYESSTASALVA, from the exons ATGGGTCGTATGCACGCACCTgg CAAGGGTATCTCGCAGTCAGCGTTGCCTTATCGTCGCAGCGTTCCAACTTGGTTAAAATCAACCGCTGAAGATGTTAAGGAACACATTTTCAAGTTTGGCAAGAAGGGTCTGACTCCTTCCCAAATTG gtGTTATGCTTCGTGATTCCCATGGAGTGGCTCAAGTCAGGTTTGTCACTGGTAAAAAGATTCTTCGTATTATGAAGGCTATGGGACTTGCCCCAGATCTACCAGAAGACCTTTACTACTTAATCAAAAAAGCTGTTGCCATGAGGAAGCACTTGGAACGTAACAGGAAAGACAAGGACAGTAAATTCAGGCTTATTCTGGTTGAATCTAGAATCCACAGGCTTGCTCGTTACTATAAGACCAAGAGTGTCCTTCCCCCCAACTGGAAGTACGAATCAAGCACAGCATCAGCTTTAGTggcttaa
- the LOC125052161 gene encoding trafficking protein particle complex subunit 5, protein MSSSRSKSSILDKPLSKGKGEVSLAIYALLFSEIVQYSQNRSHSIQELQTKLSEMGQDVGSRLLDLYFVRERNSKREIKLLNMLLFVKSTLWKVLFGKEADKLEHANDDERTYYIIEKDALVNKFISVPKDKGSLNCASFNAGIIEAVLTRSGFAAKVTAHWHKGTTYMVKFDDAVILRDKSLDDR, encoded by the exons ATGTCATCTAGTCGTTCAAAATCATCAATTCTTGACAAGCCTCTCAGTAAAGGAAAAGGCGAAGTCTCTCTAGCTATTTACGCTCTGCTGTTTTCAGAAATAGTACAGTATAGTCAAAATCGTTCGCATTCCATACAGGAATTACAGACTAA ACTGTCTGAAATGGGACAAGACGTTGGTAGCAGATTGCTAGATTTATACTTTGTTAGAGAAAGAAATAGTAAACgagaaataaaacttcttaacATGCTATTGTTTGTTAAATCAACTCTGTGGAAG gtattATTTGGTAAAGAAGCAGATAAGTTAGAGCATGCAAATGATGATGAAAGGACATACTATATTATTGAAAAGGATGCTCTG gtaaataaatttataagtgtacCTAAAGACAAAGGATCCCTTAACTGTGCATCTTTCAACGCTGGAATTATTGAAGCAGTTTTAACTAGAAGTGGCTtt gCTGCTAAAGTGACTGCTCATTGGCATAAAGGCACAACATATATGGTTAAATTTGATGATGCTGTGATTTTGAGGGACAAGTCATTGGATGAccgataa
- the LOC125052160 gene encoding ras-related protein Rab-39B: MVDPIFDYQFRLILIGDSTVGKSSLLKYFTDGKFAELSDPTVGVDFFARIIEVQDGTRIKLQLWDTAGQERFRSITKSYYRNSVGALLVYDVCNRSSFEHIPLWMMEAKRHIEPHRPVFALVGCKVDLVGTDSKNGARREVSCEEARMFAEENGLHHVETSAKTGVNVEQAFILVAQEVYNRIQTGEYKVEDGWDGIKSGFNRPNGMDFNLLEAETVQSTCC, from the exons ATGGTTGATCCCATATTCGACTATCAATTTAGACTTATTTTAATCGGAGACAGCACCGTCGGCAAAAGTTCGCTTCTTAAATACTTCACAGATGGAAAATTTGCTGAG TTGTCGGATCCCACCGTTGGAGTAGATTTCTTTGCGCGTATCATTGAAGTACAGGATGGTACGCGAATCAAATTACAATTGTGGGATACTGCTGGTCAAGAAAGATTTAGATCAATAACGAAATCGTATTATAGAAATTCAGTGGGCGCTCTTCTAGTTTACGATGTTTGTAATAGATCGAGCTTTGAGCATATTCCCCTATGGATGATGGAAGCAAAACGTCACATAGAGCCACATAGACCAGTATTTGCTCTTGTTGGGTGTAAAGTAGATCTTGTAGGAACAGATTCTAAAAACGGTGCACGCAGGGAGGTTTCCTGTGAAGAGGCTAGGATGTTTGCAGAAGAAAATG gcTTACATCATGTTGAGACTTCAGCAAAGACAGGGGTAAATGTTGAACAAGCATTTATCCTTGTTGCTCAAGAAGTTTACAATCGGATTCAAACAGGTGAATACAAAGTTGAGGATGGCTGGGATGGTATAAAATCTGGTTTCAATCGACCAAATGGTATGGACTTTAACCTTCTTGAAGCAGAAACTGTACAATCTACATGCTGCTAA
- the LOC125052162 gene encoding uncharacterized protein LOC125052162 isoform X1: MSFTQGLAKIKENDDKHKTTPIAKVAPELKQNNDVDTQISKTCAVLGCEESKNFNADSFFPFPEDEHLRQIWTDLTGRNNWTPTDYSYICVQHFSVDCFECDSNNAVVLINKAVPSLKLPKHVLEVEYIEEDSLDNEAEEEDYLENDYEMDVDDSAFERSGTNDTTVQKSNDYSKEISITNGPTHSNSNSNVDIKEHSEMEKPFSDMQIKQNVKVLKLFTEVQRMQRESIETKNKYKYALRSYKRQTRFLTRLREVIEMKKKILEQKKKKKSRILLSLQDKIKEDTSGLVLAMPTRHTDDLKNFALSIYKYSPQAYIYIRNALRTLLPGIETLDSWMNSGYEPRNVLTNSNLIKITTDLNETEMNCKITLR; the protein is encoded by the exons ATGAGTTTTACACAAGGATTAGCGAAGATCAAAGAAAACGAtgataaacataaaacaacTCCAATCG CGAAGGTGGCACCTGAACTCAAACAGAATAATGATGTTGATACACAAATATCAAAGACTTGCGCTGTTCTAGGTTGTGAGGaatcaaaaaattttaatgCCGACTCATTTTTCCC CTTTCCTGAAGATGAACACCTAAGACAGATATGGACAGATCTTACTGGAAGGAACAATTGGACACCCACAGATTactcttatatttgtgttCAACACTTTTCAGTAGATTGTTTTGAATGTGACTCTAATAATGCTGTAGTTCTTATTAATAAGGCAGTACCCTCATTAAAACTACCTAAACATGTTTTAGAG gtTGAATATATTGAAGAAGATTCATTGGACAATGAAGCTGAAGAAGAAGACTACTTggaaaatgattatgaaatgGATGTTGATGATTCAGCTTTTGAGAGATCAGGAACAAATGATACAACTGTACAGAAATCAAATGATTACTCTAAAGAAATATCTATAACAAATGGACCAACACATTCCAATAGTAATTCAAATGTAGACATAAAAGAACATTCTGAAATGGAAAAACCCTTTAGCGACATGCAgattaaacaaaatgttaaagtattaaaactctttactGAAGTACAAAGAATGCAACGTGAGTcaattgaaacaaaaaataaatataaatatgccTTGCGCTCATATAAACGTCAAACACGGTTTTTAACAAGGCTTCGTGAAGTAATagaaatgaaaaagaaaattttagaacaaaagaagaaaaagaagTCTCGAATTCTTCTATCATTGcaagacaaaataaaagaagataCAAGTGGTCTTGTTCTAGCAATGCCAACTAGACACACCGATGACTTAAAGAATTTTGCACtgagtatttataaatattctcCGCAGGCCTACATATATATCAGAAATGCTCTTAGAACTCTTTTACCAGGCATTGAAACATTGGATTCATGGATGAATTCAGGCTATGAGCCAAGAAATGTTCTCACTAACAGTAaccttataaaaattacaacagATTTAAATGAAACGGAAATGAATTGTAAGATTACATTGCGTTAG
- the LOC125052162 gene encoding THAP domain-containing protein 1-like isoform X2 yields MINIKQLQSVAPELKQNNDVDTQISKTCAVLGCEESKNFNADSFFPFPEDEHLRQIWTDLTGRNNWTPTDYSYICVQHFSVDCFECDSNNAVVLINKAVPSLKLPKHVLEVEYIEEDSLDNEAEEEDYLENDYEMDVDDSAFERSGTNDTTVQKSNDYSKEISITNGPTHSNSNSNVDIKEHSEMEKPFSDMQIKQNVKVLKLFTEVQRMQRESIETKNKYKYALRSYKRQTRFLTRLREVIEMKKKILEQKKKKKSRILLSLQDKIKEDTSGLVLAMPTRHTDDLKNFALSIYKYSPQAYIYIRNALRTLLPGIETLDSWMNSGYEPRNVLTNSNLIKITTDLNETEMNCKITLR; encoded by the exons AtgataaacataaaacaacTCCAATCG GTGGCACCTGAACTCAAACAGAATAATGATGTTGATACACAAATATCAAAGACTTGCGCTGTTCTAGGTTGTGAGGaatcaaaaaattttaatgCCGACTCATTTTTCCC CTTTCCTGAAGATGAACACCTAAGACAGATATGGACAGATCTTACTGGAAGGAACAATTGGACACCCACAGATTactcttatatttgtgttCAACACTTTTCAGTAGATTGTTTTGAATGTGACTCTAATAATGCTGTAGTTCTTATTAATAAGGCAGTACCCTCATTAAAACTACCTAAACATGTTTTAGAG gtTGAATATATTGAAGAAGATTCATTGGACAATGAAGCTGAAGAAGAAGACTACTTggaaaatgattatgaaatgGATGTTGATGATTCAGCTTTTGAGAGATCAGGAACAAATGATACAACTGTACAGAAATCAAATGATTACTCTAAAGAAATATCTATAACAAATGGACCAACACATTCCAATAGTAATTCAAATGTAGACATAAAAGAACATTCTGAAATGGAAAAACCCTTTAGCGACATGCAgattaaacaaaatgttaaagtattaaaactctttactGAAGTACAAAGAATGCAACGTGAGTcaattgaaacaaaaaataaatataaatatgccTTGCGCTCATATAAACGTCAAACACGGTTTTTAACAAGGCTTCGTGAAGTAATagaaatgaaaaagaaaattttagaacaaaagaagaaaaagaagTCTCGAATTCTTCTATCATTGcaagacaaaataaaagaagataCAAGTGGTCTTGTTCTAGCAATGCCAACTAGACACACCGATGACTTAAAGAATTTTGCACtgagtatttataaatattctcCGCAGGCCTACATATATATCAGAAATGCTCTTAGAACTCTTTTACCAGGCATTGAAACATTGGATTCATGGATGAATTCAGGCTATGAGCCAAGAAATGTTCTCACTAACAGTAaccttataaaaattacaacagATTTAAATGAAACGGAAATGAATTGTAAGATTACATTGCGTTAG